A window of Psychromonas sp. CNPT3 contains these coding sequences:
- a CDS encoding PilZ domain-containing protein, whose translation MLNISKHFASLSLHLSQADASTWESHGMDLKDHQAQLQQLIALRNEKDFNGLVERILSDETNSDKFLIKMELARLTKPCQRLIDLRHRVPEECQKFSHENLDHYLPPQCIRVLCTNIALYGCYSVGAFEAVYNAIGEQKQKVILQEPKAPDITYLAELVQFSHQRSRSSARMYFVSDISIVLQGETYLAQTCDISTDGLKIKLNEGLNFKQHEMISVTFLGLKSDYANAILSEKINYQFIKKETQQHKFYLYLNYADEQSDFVRFLDDFITENKSKYKMDVHYDYQLVKEKVLKQSYTQHMSILPIYLNSASASPFLFSLNNQNNQEILDKWQCADNNQLPLLFNELRLAKLLTFAKKNATTTLYSFTHQTGGKNYLLSATDEELNELGLKKIFIDYGRNKDNWSVFHLSLRPYEYANKDEKYVVLDPETTQEKYKVSHIATLQMITEHCALAAPQKIDISILSKLNHFVHRKNNNKEEILLTLDEKSKRTERRYFYKDNIQLYFKDKLYSALTVNVSMSGLKLRLEEEHNFNVGDNVYIQLPQSSHPLKKKKAQNLYYKIIKITAPKTLHLVRYKMNKESIPSLLHTLQKNNMRLTQIPNSQQKEIMHLVEQSFISPLFFLSKASGKAKIQFSCVETMAGSLYPLFEVSNDNVNYASIIQGELHNALINQPFDDNETEKEAFIYINQTLNKDAQYTYESYLEEDFSSLQDKLSVIYPAHKNTTFYAVHYQLVFLDPIRLIEIEKQSHNIEAFSLHLKQQLENELLNICALIEITDRTQQTLQNYPKLSRNVAKTKISAAL comes from the coding sequence TTGCTAAATATAAGTAAACATTTTGCATCATTATCGTTACACTTATCACAAGCCGACGCATCGACATGGGAGTCACACGGTATGGATTTAAAGGATCATCAGGCGCAGCTACAACAGCTCATCGCATTACGTAATGAAAAAGATTTTAATGGTCTAGTTGAACGCATCTTAAGTGATGAGACTAACAGTGATAAATTCCTGATAAAAATGGAACTCGCACGCCTAACTAAACCTTGCCAACGCCTTATTGATCTACGCCACAGAGTCCCTGAAGAATGCCAAAAGTTTAGCCACGAAAACCTTGATCACTACTTGCCTCCACAATGTATTCGCGTTTTATGCACAAACATTGCCCTTTATGGTTGCTACAGTGTGGGTGCTTTTGAGGCGGTCTATAACGCGATTGGAGAACAAAAGCAAAAGGTGATCTTGCAAGAACCAAAAGCACCCGATATCACTTATTTGGCAGAGCTTGTACAGTTTAGCCATCAACGCTCTCGAAGTAGTGCACGCATGTACTTTGTTTCAGATATCTCGATTGTGCTCCAAGGTGAAACATACCTTGCTCAAACCTGTGATATCTCGACCGACGGGCTTAAAATAAAACTCAATGAAGGGCTTAATTTTAAACAACATGAAATGATCAGCGTGACTTTTTTAGGTTTAAAGTCTGATTATGCCAATGCTATTCTTTCTGAAAAGATCAATTATCAGTTTATAAAAAAAGAAACGCAACAGCATAAGTTTTATTTATATCTCAATTATGCGGATGAGCAATCCGACTTTGTGCGTTTTTTGGATGATTTTATTACTGAAAACAAATCAAAATACAAAATGGATGTGCATTACGACTATCAACTGGTCAAAGAAAAAGTACTCAAGCAAAGTTATACTCAACATATGAGTATTTTGCCTATTTATCTAAATAGCGCCTCGGCATCGCCTTTTTTATTCTCTTTGAATAATCAAAATAACCAAGAGATATTAGATAAATGGCAATGTGCTGATAATAATCAATTACCTTTACTCTTTAATGAGTTACGCTTAGCTAAGCTACTCACCTTTGCAAAAAAGAATGCCACCACCACGTTATATAGTTTTACCCATCAAACGGGTGGTAAAAACTACCTTTTATCGGCAACCGATGAAGAGCTCAATGAACTCGGTTTAAAAAAAATATTTATTGATTATGGCCGAAATAAAGATAATTGGTCAGTCTTTCACTTAAGTCTTCGCCCTTATGAATATGCAAACAAAGATGAGAAATATGTTGTTTTAGATCCTGAAACGACACAAGAAAAATATAAAGTCTCTCACATCGCCACGTTACAGATGATCACAGAGCATTGTGCTTTAGCGGCTCCCCAAAAAATTGACATTTCGATTTTATCAAAGCTCAATCATTTTGTGCATCGCAAAAATAACAATAAAGAAGAGATATTATTAACGCTTGATGAAAAAAGTAAACGTACCGAGCGACGTTATTTTTATAAAGATAACATACAGCTTTATTTTAAAGATAAGCTCTATAGTGCATTAACTGTGAATGTTTCAATGTCAGGATTAAAGCTAAGACTCGAAGAAGAGCATAACTTTAACGTGGGAGATAATGTCTATATTCAATTACCGCAAAGTTCACATCCACTCAAGAAAAAGAAAGCCCAGAACTTATACTATAAAATCATTAAAATAACGGCCCCTAAAACATTACATTTAGTGCGTTATAAAATGAACAAAGAAAGTATTCCTTCGTTATTGCATACGTTACAAAAAAATAATATGCGTTTAACTCAAATACCTAACTCTCAGCAAAAAGAGATCATGCACCTTGTTGAACAAAGTTTCATCAGTCCCCTTTTCTTTTTAAGCAAGGCTAGCGGTAAAGCCAAGATCCAATTTTCATGTGTAGAAACAATGGCAGGCTCTTTATATCCTCTTTTTGAAGTCTCTAATGATAACGTGAACTACGCATCGATTATACAAGGCGAGCTTCATAATGCGCTGATTAACCAACCATTTGATGATAATGAAACAGAAAAAGAAGCCTTTATTTATATTAACCAAACCTTAAATAAAGACGCTCAGTATACTTATGAAAGTTATCTAGAAGAAGATTTTAGCTCGCTACAAGATAAACTTTCGGTCATTTATCCCGCCCACAAAAATACCACTTTTTATGCGGTGCATTACCAGTTAGTATTTTTAGATCCTATTCGTTTAATTGAAATTGAAAAACAAAGCCACAATATCGAAGCTTTTTCTTTACATTTAAAACAACAATTAGAGAACGAGTTACTTAATATTTGCGCTTTAATTGAGATAACAGATCGTACTCAGCAAACCCTACAAAATTATCCTAAACTATCTAGGAACGTTGCTAAAACGAAAATCAGCGCTGCGCTTTAA
- a CDS encoding ArsC family reductase, with product MKTILYGIPNCDSIKKAQKWLTQQAIPFTFHDYRKQGLDEALLQSFLERFTWQELLNKRSTSYRALSTEQKDNLNQDNILSLFLEFPTLIKRPLLLHNDAHLLGFKEAQYQSLFTL from the coding sequence ATGAAAACAATTTTATACGGCATCCCTAATTGCGATAGTATCAAAAAAGCACAAAAATGGCTGACCCAACAAGCCATTCCTTTTACCTTTCATGACTACCGTAAACAAGGTTTAGATGAAGCACTGCTACAATCATTTTTAGAACGTTTTACTTGGCAGGAACTCCTCAACAAACGCAGTACCAGCTACCGCGCCTTAAGCACTGAGCAAAAAGACAATCTCAATCAAGATAATATTCTTAGCCTATTTTTAGAATTTCCAACATTGATAAAGCGCCCGCTTTTGCTGCACAATGATGCGCACCTGCTTGGCTTTAAAGAAGCTCAATACCAATCTTTATTCACTTTATAA
- a CDS encoding HPr family phosphocarrier protein, whose product MYQKTVTITAPNGLHTRPAAQFVKEAKTFASDISVEVGSKSASAKSLFKLQTLGLTQGTSVNIKAEGADEQKAVDALVELMATLV is encoded by the coding sequence ATGTACCAAAAAACTGTAACTATCACTGCGCCGAATGGCCTACATACTCGTCCAGCAGCTCAATTTGTTAAAGAAGCTAAAACATTCGCTTCAGATATCTCTGTTGAAGTCGGCAGCAAATCTGCAAGTGCAAAAAGTCTTTTTAAACTACAAACATTAGGCCTTACTCAAGGTACTTCTGTTAACATCAAAGCTGAAGGCGCTGATGAGCAAAAAGCAGTTGATGCTTTAGTTGAATTAATGGCAACATTAGTCTAG
- a CDS encoding M15 family metallopeptidase encodes MLKTQLTGQVTSHLTQLHKNIYLHHDVKLPFLALQQSAKEAGFELHIASGFRSFERQKNIWNNKFGGNVAILDKNERPLLKATLSDLDKLFSILHWSALPGASRHHWGTDFDIYDVKQLPAQQTLQLKTAEYDQGGYFYDLCAWLDENMQKFGFYLPYRTYQGGVAREPWHISYFPISKPALEEFDLDLILTLIIENNVLGKSLICQQLPMIYKQYICNINAPEHISK; translated from the coding sequence ATGCTAAAAACGCAATTAACAGGTCAAGTCACCTCACATTTGACCCAATTACACAAAAACATCTATCTTCACCATGATGTGAAATTGCCTTTTCTCGCTTTACAACAAAGTGCAAAAGAAGCCGGTTTTGAGCTTCACATTGCCAGTGGATTTCGATCTTTTGAGCGCCAAAAAAATATTTGGAATAATAAATTTGGTGGTAATGTTGCTATTTTAGATAAAAATGAACGCCCTCTTTTAAAGGCCACGCTGTCTGATTTAGATAAATTATTTTCCATTTTACACTGGTCTGCTTTACCCGGTGCCAGTCGCCATCATTGGGGGACTGACTTTGATATTTATGATGTTAAGCAATTACCTGCGCAACAAACCTTACAATTAAAAACCGCGGAGTATGATCAAGGTGGTTATTTTTATGATTTATGCGCTTGGTTAGATGAAAACATGCAAAAATTTGGATTTTATTTGCCTTATCGTACTTATCAAGGAGGTGTCGCCAGAGAGCCTTGGCATATTAGTTATTTTCCGATTTCTAAACCTGCACTAGAAGAATTTGATCTAGATCTTATTTTAACACTCATTATCGAAAATAATGTCCTTGGTAAATCGCTTATTTGTCAGCAATTACCTATGATATACAAACAGTATATTTGTAATATCAATGCACCAGAGCATATTAGCAAATAG
- the dapE gene encoding succinyl-diaminopimelate desuccinylase, translating to MRSSPVISLLKNLVNRPSVTPNDAGCQTLLIERLEKLGFTCEVMHFEDTLNLWARRGTQSPLFCFAGHTDVVPTGPEHLWKFPPFQATESDGKLYGRGTADMKGGIAAFMIAVEQFIAQHQDHQGSIAMLITSDEEGPFINGTTRVIDCLEKRNEKIDYCIVGEPSSTEQVGDVIKNGRRGSLTADIRIIGKQGHVAYPHLVKNPIHSCLSAFAELSNEMWDNGNAYFPPTSFQITQFNAGTGASNMVPGDAQLQCNFRYSTQLNSEQISARLEAILDKHQLNYEINWTYNGSPFITTPGYLTDAVSDAIFEINGLKTELSTSGGTSDARFIAPTGAQVVELGVCNGSIHQIDENVNINDVEQLTLIYQRILEKLLC from the coding sequence ATGCGCAGCAGCCCCGTAATTTCATTACTTAAAAACCTCGTTAACCGCCCCTCTGTGACGCCCAATGATGCGGGCTGTCAGACGCTACTCATTGAGCGTCTTGAAAAGTTAGGCTTTACATGTGAAGTCATGCATTTTGAAGATACACTCAATTTATGGGCGCGTCGCGGTACGCAAAGCCCTTTATTTTGCTTTGCAGGCCATACAGATGTTGTACCAACGGGTCCAGAGCATTTATGGAAGTTCCCCCCTTTTCAAGCAACCGAGTCTGATGGAAAGCTCTATGGGCGTGGCACTGCCGATATGAAAGGCGGGATAGCCGCCTTTATGATTGCCGTTGAACAATTTATTGCACAACATCAAGATCACCAAGGCTCTATTGCAATGCTTATTACCAGTGATGAAGAAGGACCTTTTATCAATGGTACAACGCGCGTTATTGATTGTTTAGAAAAACGTAATGAAAAAATTGACTATTGCATTGTGGGAGAGCCCAGCAGTACGGAGCAAGTCGGAGATGTGATTAAAAATGGGCGCAGAGGCTCACTCACTGCCGATATTCGTATTATAGGCAAACAAGGCCATGTTGCTTACCCGCACTTAGTTAAAAACCCCATTCACAGTTGTTTAAGCGCCTTTGCTGAGCTTAGCAATGAAATGTGGGATAACGGTAATGCTTATTTCCCACCCACCAGTTTTCAAATCACCCAATTTAATGCCGGTACGGGGGCGAGTAATATGGTGCCAGGTGATGCACAGCTACAGTGCAACTTTCGCTATTCAACGCAATTAAATAGCGAGCAAATAAGCGCGCGCCTAGAAGCGATTTTAGATAAACATCAACTCAACTATGAAATTAACTGGACTTACAACGGTAGCCCCTTTATCACTACGCCCGGCTACTTAACGGATGCCGTGAGCGACGCTATTTTTGAAATAAATGGCCTTAAAACAGAGTTATCAACCAGTGGAGGCACCTCTGATGCGCGCTTTATTGCTCCAACAGGCGCACAAGTCGTTGAACTTGGTGTGTGTAACGGCAGTATTCATCAAATAGATGAGAATGTTAATATTAATGATGTTGAGCAATTAACGCTTATCTATCAACGCATTTTAGAGAAGTTATTATGCTAA
- the crr gene encoding PTS glucose transporter subunit IIA: MGFFDSIKKAMSGNTSTEQTIDIIAPLSGEIVAIEDVPDVVFAEKIVGDGIAIRPTGNKMVAPCDGEIGKIFETNHAFSIESDSGVELFVHFGIDTVELKGEGFTRIAQEGQKVKAGDTIIEFDLEFLKANAKSILTPVVISNMDELKELQKMSGNVEVAVDPVLKIIK, encoded by the coding sequence ATGGGTTTTTTTGACTCAATTAAAAAAGCAATGAGCGGCAATACAAGCACTGAACAAACAATTGATATCATTGCACCTTTGTCAGGTGAAATTGTTGCTATCGAAGATGTTCCAGACGTTGTTTTTGCAGAAAAAATCGTCGGTGATGGTATTGCAATTCGTCCTACAGGCAACAAAATGGTTGCTCCTTGTGACGGCGAAATTGGTAAAATCTTTGAAACAAACCATGCGTTCTCTATTGAATCTGATAGCGGTGTTGAATTATTCGTACATTTCGGTATTGATACCGTAGAATTAAAAGGCGAAGGTTTTACGCGTATTGCACAAGAAGGCCAAAAAGTTAAAGCCGGTGATACTATCATCGAATTTGATCTTGAATTCTTAAAAGCAAATGCAAAATCAATCTTAACACCTGTTGTTATCTCAAACATGGATGAGCTTAAAGAGCTACAAAAAATGTCTGGTAACGTAGAAGTGGCCGTTGATCCTGTTTTAAAAATCATCAAATAA
- the ptsI gene encoding phosphoenolpyruvate-protein phosphotransferase PtsI, whose protein sequence is MISGILASPGITFAKALLLKEEEISLNTGKVDDIDLEISRFLTGRGKASAQLTVIKQKALETFGEEKEAIFEGHIMLLEDEELEEDIVSYIKKHNCSADYAIHQIVEENAAMLQALEDPYLRERAADFRDIGMRLLKNVLGINIVNLSNIKDEVILIANDLTPSETAQINLDKVLGFITDIGGRTSHTSIMARSLEIPAIVGTTDITQRVKNGDMIILDAINNNIIINPSDAELSAAKKLKSDFIAEQDELAKLKDLPAITLDGHQVEVCSNIGNVKDTDGAKRNGAEGVGLYRTEFLFMDRDRLPTEDEQFLAYKDVVEAMEGKACIIRTMDIGGDKDLPYLNLPEEMNPFLGWRAIRICFDRPEIMNPQLRALLRASAFGTIRIMFPMIISVEEIRKLKIIVDTLKAELTSEGKAFDKDIQVGVMIETPAAAAIAHHLIKEVDFFSIGTNDLTQYTLAVDRGNEMISALYNPMSPSVLTIIKTVIDASHAAGKWTGMCGELAGDERATLLLLGMGLDEFSMSAISIPAVKKIIRNTQFSEVKALADKALSVATAAEIETLVNDFNKAKGIS, encoded by the coding sequence ATGATATCTGGCATTCTTGCATCTCCCGGCATAACCTTTGCGAAAGCGTTGTTATTAAAAGAAGAAGAAATTTCTCTTAATACGGGAAAAGTTGATGATATTGACCTGGAAATTAGCCGTTTCCTAACTGGGCGCGGAAAAGCTTCCGCACAACTGACAGTAATTAAACAAAAAGCCTTAGAAACATTTGGTGAAGAAAAAGAAGCTATCTTCGAAGGTCATATCATGCTCCTTGAAGATGAAGAGCTAGAAGAAGATATCGTCTCTTACATTAAGAAACATAACTGCTCTGCAGATTATGCGATCCACCAAATTGTAGAAGAAAATGCGGCGATGTTACAAGCATTAGAAGATCCTTACTTGCGTGAACGCGCAGCGGATTTTCGTGATATCGGCATGCGTTTACTTAAAAATGTTTTGGGTATCAATATTGTTAACCTTAGCAATATCAAAGATGAAGTAATTTTAATTGCTAATGATTTAACCCCTTCTGAAACAGCTCAGATCAATTTGGATAAAGTATTAGGTTTTATCACCGATATCGGTGGTCGTACTTCACATACTTCTATCATGGCTCGCTCTTTAGAAATTCCAGCGATTGTGGGTACTACCGACATTACGCAACGTGTTAAAAATGGCGATATGATCATCTTAGATGCGATTAATAATAATATTATTATTAATCCTTCAGACGCTGAATTAAGTGCAGCAAAAAAATTAAAAAGTGATTTCATTGCAGAACAAGACGAGCTTGCTAAATTAAAAGATCTTCCCGCTATCACGCTTGATGGTCATCAAGTAGAAGTTTGCTCAAACATCGGTAACGTTAAAGATACCGACGGTGCAAAACGTAATGGCGCAGAAGGTGTTGGTCTGTACCGCACTGAATTCTTATTTATGGATAGAGATCGTCTACCCACTGAAGATGAGCAATTTTTAGCTTATAAAGATGTCGTAGAAGCGATGGAGGGTAAAGCTTGTATTATCCGCACCATGGATATTGGTGGTGATAAAGACTTACCTTACTTAAATCTTCCTGAAGAAATGAATCCTTTCTTAGGCTGGCGTGCAATTCGTATCTGTTTTGATCGCCCTGAAATAATGAACCCGCAACTGCGTGCATTATTACGTGCATCAGCATTCGGTACTATCCGTATTATGTTCCCTATGATCATTTCAGTTGAAGAAATTCGTAAACTGAAAATCATTGTAGATACGTTAAAAGCGGAATTAACATCTGAAGGCAAAGCCTTTGATAAAGACATTCAAGTCGGTGTTATGATTGAAACACCAGCGGCGGCGGCCATTGCTCACCACTTGATCAAAGAAGTTGATTTCTTTAGTATTGGTACCAATGATTTAACGCAGTACACACTTGCCGTTGATCGTGGTAACGAAATGATATCTGCGCTTTATAACCCAATGAGCCCTTCTGTCTTAACGATTATTAAAACCGTTATTGATGCTTCACATGCTGCCGGTAAATGGACGGGTATGTGTGGTGAGCTTGCAGGCGACGAACGTGCTACCTTGTTATTACTCGGTATGGGCTTAGATGAATTTTCAATGAGCGCTATTTCTATTCCAGCGGTTAAGAAAATCATTCGTAACACACAATTTTCAGAAGTAAAAGCGTTAGCAGATAAAGCATTATCTGTCGCAACCGCAGCTGAAATTGAAACATTAGTTAATGACTTTAACAAAGCAAAAGGCATTAGCTAA
- the cysK gene encoding cysteine synthase A, with protein sequence MTKIFTDNSQTIGNTPLVRLNNVTGGNVFAKIESRNPSFSVKCRIGANMIWEAEKNGTLKKGIELIEATSGNTGIALAFVAASRGYSITLTMPDTMSIERRKLLLGLGAKLVLTEGALGMKGAIEKAEALAQQDPDKYLVLRQFENPANPQIHETTTGPEIWNDTDGNIDVFVAGVGTGGTLTGVSRYIKQTQGKAIISVAVEPADSPVISQTLRGDTIQPGPHKIQGIGPGFIPKNLDLSLVDRVETVSNEEAIEMARLLMEKEGILAGISSGAAVVAAARLAKLDEFKDKNIVVILPSSGERYLSTVLFSGIGEE encoded by the coding sequence ATGACTAAGATCTTCACCGATAATTCACAAACAATTGGTAATACCCCTCTAGTACGTTTAAATAATGTTACTGGTGGCAATGTATTTGCTAAAATAGAAAGTCGTAACCCAAGTTTTAGTGTGAAATGCCGTATTGGCGCCAATATGATCTGGGAAGCTGAAAAAAATGGCACATTAAAAAAAGGTATTGAATTAATTGAAGCAACAAGCGGTAATACAGGCATTGCACTGGCTTTTGTTGCAGCCTCTCGTGGTTATTCGATCACATTAACGATGCCAGATACCATGAGTATCGAGCGCCGTAAATTACTGCTAGGCTTAGGTGCAAAATTAGTCCTAACCGAAGGCGCATTAGGTATGAAAGGGGCGATAGAAAAAGCAGAAGCCCTCGCCCAACAAGATCCCGATAAATATTTAGTTTTACGTCAATTTGAAAATCCAGCTAACCCACAAATTCATGAAACCACCACGGGCCCTGAAATTTGGAACGACACGGATGGCAATATAGATGTTTTTGTTGCAGGAGTTGGAACTGGTGGCACTCTAACGGGTGTAAGCCGTTATATTAAGCAAACACAAGGCAAAGCGATTATAAGCGTTGCTGTTGAGCCTGCGGACTCACCTGTCATAAGCCAAACACTCCGAGGTGATACAATACAACCCGGACCACACAAAATTCAAGGTATTGGCCCCGGCTTTATCCCTAAAAACTTAGACTTGTCATTAGTTGATCGCGTCGAAACCGTCAGTAATGAAGAAGCCATCGAGATGGCGCGATTATTAATGGAGAAAGAAGGTATTTTAGCTGGAATTTCATCAGGCGCTGCCGTTGTAGCGGCCGCTCGTTTAGCTAAATTAGACGAATTTAAAGATAAAAATATCGTGGTTATTTTACCAAGTTCTGGTGAACGCTACCTATCAACAGTGCTTTTTTCTGGGATTGGCGAAGAATAA
- a CDS encoding PilZ domain-containing protein, translated as MSERRKFSRISFSGHCYLSEKVDTQETQWNSELLDISLNGALIKRPDQWQDHDNKALQFNLKFENSDVELRIKSVVCHQEKTCLGIKFIALSLESISHIKRLVQLNLADESLLNREISQLINIDPE; from the coding sequence ATGTCAGAAAGACGTAAATTTTCAAGGATATCTTTCTCGGGCCACTGTTATTTAAGCGAGAAAGTGGACACTCAAGAAACACAATGGAACAGTGAATTACTCGATATTTCATTAAATGGCGCATTAATAAAACGTCCTGACCAATGGCAAGATCATGACAATAAAGCGTTACAATTTAATCTTAAATTCGAGAATTCTGACGTAGAATTACGCATTAAAAGTGTAGTTTGTCACCAAGAAAAAACCTGTCTAGGGATAAAGTTTATTGCCCTTAGTTTAGAAAGTATTTCACATATTAAACGCTTAGTTCAACTCAATTTAGCCGATGAAAGTTTATTAAACCGAGAAATATCACAACTCATCAATATTGATCCTGAATAA
- a CDS encoding AhpA/YtjB family protein, with product MQKKMHLLLRTLQYGGLLIIILTLTYQLIMLRNSANNIRQQQTEKFSYSLTNLAGSEAVRHLLAHKDKELQLLIDDLSHDPMVRDATLYNQFGRVLYHSKKSLSLTKLLDLDNQATNTSGLMPYVIELYNDGQKLGYLRITLEQDKILNVFHAYQETNLKILIIVLFLAFFGGVIMMALFFKQVENYYFRIQSGVQKLISQNQFL from the coding sequence ATGCAAAAAAAAATGCATTTATTATTACGGACATTACAATATGGAGGGCTATTAATTATAATATTAACCCTTACTTATCAATTGATTATGTTGAGAAATAGTGCTAACAACATTCGCCAGCAACAAACTGAAAAGTTTTCATATTCGTTAACTAACTTGGCAGGATCAGAAGCGGTGCGTCATTTACTAGCGCATAAAGATAAAGAACTACAATTACTCATTGACGATTTAAGTCATGATCCAATGGTGCGAGATGCGACACTTTACAATCAATTCGGACGCGTACTTTATCACTCAAAAAAATCGCTTTCTTTAACTAAATTATTGGATTTAGACAATCAAGCAACCAATACATCCGGTCTAATGCCCTATGTCATTGAGCTTTATAATGATGGACAAAAGTTAGGATATTTACGTATCACCCTGGAGCAAGATAAGATATTAAATGTATTCCATGCTTATCAAGAAACCAATTTAAAGATCCTTATTATTGTCTTATTTCTGGCTTTTTTCGGTGGGGTTATTATGATGGCGTTGTTCTTTAAGCAGGTAGAGAATTATTATTTTCGCATTCAAAGTGGCGTGCAAAAATTAATCAGTCAGAATCAGTTCCTATAA
- the serB gene encoding phosphoserine phosphatase SerB: MNILEKPLFPKQAQSLLAWKASLTTQFLGIDTLFYSASTLSFQSPNRFVKEAELIVMGKHFTTEQLQSLLNILSAHNISCVQLCVPEKIADITGIRLLLNSFPSTLKQSLDKFVQQVALDFALRHCFPDFSKPGLVLMDMDSTTIQIECIDEMARLYGVGLEVSAITHEAMLGKIDFNSSLRTRVSKLKGAPLSLLKKVADSMPWMPGVEILITQLHDAGWKVAIASGGFHYFADRLQEDLGFDFCIANHLEVENGLLTGNVVGEIINAQVKARTLVQLTTQYDCLPTQTIAIGDGANDLLMLQAAGLGIALHAKPIVQQQAHCALVHLDLQGALVLLALTRICKWC, translated from the coding sequence GTGAATATATTAGAAAAACCTCTTTTTCCGAAACAAGCGCAAAGCTTATTAGCATGGAAAGCATCATTAACAACGCAATTTTTAGGGATAGACACACTCTTTTATAGTGCCTCCACACTTTCGTTTCAAAGCCCCAATCGTTTTGTAAAAGAAGCGGAACTTATCGTTATGGGTAAACACTTTACGACGGAGCAATTGCAATCATTATTGAATATACTGAGCGCTCATAATATTAGTTGCGTGCAGTTATGCGTTCCTGAAAAGATAGCTGATATTACAGGAATTCGTCTTTTATTAAATAGCTTTCCGTCGACATTAAAACAAAGTTTAGATAAATTTGTGCAGCAAGTAGCATTGGATTTTGCATTACGTCATTGTTTTCCTGACTTTTCTAAGCCAGGCTTAGTGTTAATGGATATGGACTCAACGACTATTCAAATTGAGTGTATTGATGAAATGGCGCGCTTGTATGGTGTTGGCCTCGAAGTTTCAGCGATAACCCATGAGGCTATGCTGGGGAAAATCGATTTTAATAGCAGTTTACGCACTCGGGTGAGTAAACTAAAAGGTGCCCCTTTAAGCTTACTTAAAAAAGTGGCCGATAGCATGCCCTGGATGCCCGGTGTTGAAATTCTTATCACTCAACTACATGATGCAGGCTGGAAAGTTGCGATAGCCTCAGGAGGCTTTCATTATTTTGCAGATCGCTTGCAAGAGGATTTGGGGTTCGATTTTTGTATTGCCAATCATCTGGAAGTAGAAAATGGGCTATTAACAGGTAATGTGGTCGGTGAAATCATTAATGCACAAGTTAAAGCGCGCACATTAGTGCAATTAACGACACAATATGATTGTTTGCCGACACAAACGATCGCGATAGGTGATGGTGCTAATGATCTTTTGATGTTACAAGCCGCGGGCTTAGGCATTGCATTACATGCAAAACCGATAGTACAACAGCAGGCGCATTGTGCATTAGTGCATTTAGACTTACAAGGCGCGCTAGTGTTGTTGGCGCTAACGCGTATCTGTAAATGGTGTTAA